In one window of Janthinobacterium sp. 1_2014MBL_MicDiv DNA:
- a CDS encoding dihydrofolate reductase → MSILTIVVATDQQGGIGIDNTLPWKLPEDLAHFKRLTTGHPILMGRKTFDSIGRPLPNRRNIVITRNAAWRHDGVEAVGSLEEAIALLDGAQGYVIGGAEIYRQSLALAQRLVVTEIGQTFACDAFFPAIDHAVWQETAREAHVSETSGLPYAFVTLERKA, encoded by the coding sequence ATGAGCATACTCACCATCGTCGTCGCCACGGACCAGCAAGGCGGCATCGGCATCGACAACACCTTGCCGTGGAAGCTGCCGGAAGACCTGGCGCACTTCAAGCGCCTGACCACGGGCCACCCCATCCTCATGGGGCGCAAGACCTTCGATTCGATCGGCCGCCCGCTGCCGAACCGCCGCAACATCGTCATCACGCGCAACGCCGCATGGCGCCATGACGGCGTGGAAGCCGTCGGCTCGCTGGAGGAAGCCATCGCCCTGCTGGACGGCGCGCAAGGCTATGTCATCGGCGGCGCCGAGATCTACAGGCAGTCGCTGGCCCTGGCCCAGCGCCTGGTCGTCACGGAAATCGGCCAGACGTTTGCCTGCGACGCCTTTTTCCCCGCGATTGACCATGCTGTGTGGCAAGAAACCGCGCGCGAAGCGCATGTGTCGGAGACATCCGGCTTGCCGTATGCCTTTGTCACGCTGGAACGCAAAGCCTGA